Proteins from a genomic interval of bacterium:
- a CDS encoding DUF3108 domain-containing protein codes for MPAAGNYPMIPTMKISSKLPGICAGLGLLASGCSTGVNFISADQLAPGELEEEQLREETFTPTLNLLTGEKLVYDVNWMGISVGQVEVENHGIEEVDGVEAYHVTTVTRANDFLANFFNIEDTVHSWILPGSGCPVRFEKVIKEGHYTKHQRIVYDQENLRAVYTRPDREKDEPYGFDISPCTQDVLSLLFWVRNQPFRLGDILSTRVNADKKNWDVEIEVVERGAFDTGPLERVKVYRLEPRATHEGSPLKKGTMSAWVTSDYRHVPVAFQVEAKIVGNINAVISEAVLPPLPVEPVVSVEEVYDIMEIYDPDQWIRGEAQTDNFLRGAALRALIFDPPPGENGGGDE; via the coding sequence TTGCCCGCGGCCGGAAATTATCCCATGATTCCCACCATGAAAATTTCCTCGAAACTCCCGGGAATCTGCGCCGGGTTGGGCCTGCTCGCCTCGGGCTGTTCCACCGGCGTCAACTTCATCTCCGCCGACCAGCTCGCCCCCGGCGAGCTGGAGGAGGAGCAGCTGCGGGAAGAGACCTTCACGCCCACCCTCAACCTTCTCACCGGGGAGAAACTGGTCTACGACGTCAACTGGATGGGGATTTCGGTGGGGCAGGTCGAGGTGGAGAACCACGGGATCGAAGAGGTGGACGGCGTGGAGGCCTACCATGTCACCACCGTCACCCGGGCCAACGATTTTCTCGCCAACTTCTTCAACATCGAAGACACCGTGCATTCCTGGATCCTCCCCGGGTCCGGGTGCCCGGTCCGTTTCGAAAAAGTCATCAAGGAAGGCCACTACACCAAGCACCAGCGGATCGTCTACGACCAGGAGAACCTGAGGGCGGTGTATACCCGTCCCGACCGGGAAAAAGACGAGCCCTACGGATTCGATATCTCGCCCTGTACCCAGGACGTTCTCAGCCTGCTCTTCTGGGTCCGCAACCAGCCCTTCCGCCTGGGGGACATCCTCTCCACCCGGGTCAATGCCGACAAGAAGAACTGGGACGTCGAAATCGAAGTGGTGGAACGGGGGGCGTTCGACACCGGCCCCCTGGAGAGAGTCAAGGTGTATCGGCTCGAGCCCCGGGCCACCCACGAGGGGAGCCCGCTCAAGAAAGGGACGATGTCGGCCTGGGTGACCTCCGATTACCGCCATGTGCCGGTCGCGTTTCAGGTCGAGGCCAAGATCGTGGGCAACATCAACGCCGTCATCTCCGAGGCCGTTCTCCCCCCGCTCCCGGTCGAACCGGTCGTCAGCGTGGAGGAAGTCTACGACATCATGGAGATTTACGACCCCGACCAGTGGATCCGCGGGGAAGCCCAGACCGACAACTTTCTCCGCGGGGCGGCGCTGCGCGCCCTCATCTTCGATCCCCCTCCCGGCGAAAACGGCGGCGGCGATGAGTGA
- the leuA gene encoding 2-isopropylmalate synthase: MTKMPFAKYRPRPDVGLRDRTWPDRTVTRAPIWCSVDLRDGNQALFEPMNASRKLEFFRLLCDIGFKEIEVAFPSASRTDFDFVRTLIEERRIPKDVTVSALTQAREHLIRRTVEALAGSRRAVVHVYNATAPVFREVVFGLSRDQVREMAAGAVRLVRELTAAHPETEWVLEYTPETFSFTEPEFAREVCDAVTEVWGAAPEKKVILNLPATVEVAPPHVYADQIEWMHRRLARRDGVIVSVHTHNDRGCAVAAAELALAAGAERVEGCLFGNGERTGNMDVVTLALNLYSQGVDPGLDFSDLDRVGEVYARCTGMPVHPRHPYAGELVYTAFSGSHQDAIGKGMKNRRERGQTHWEVPYLPIDPGDVGRSYERLIRINSQSGKGGVRYVLEEAYGFRLPAAMQAEFGRVVQEVTDRDGAELSPDDLYRCFRREYLDRVSPYALKAARIETGEDGTARVRATVSDRGRETAFTGRGTGPIDAFVRGFCMKFGRSFSVASYEEHELERGADARAVAYIGIEAGERAPIFGVGVDDNISRASIKAVISALNRLEPTTG, translated from the coding sequence ATGACGAAAATGCCCTTCGCCAAATACCGGCCCCGCCCGGACGTCGGACTGCGTGACCGCACCTGGCCCGACCGGACGGTTACCCGGGCCCCGATCTGGTGCAGCGTCGATCTGCGCGACGGCAACCAGGCGCTCTTCGAGCCCATGAACGCGTCCCGGAAGCTGGAGTTTTTCCGCCTGCTCTGCGACATCGGGTTCAAGGAGATCGAGGTGGCGTTCCCGTCCGCATCCCGGACCGATTTCGACTTCGTCCGAACGCTGATCGAGGAGCGACGCATTCCGAAAGACGTGACCGTGTCCGCCCTCACCCAGGCGCGGGAACACCTCATCCGCCGCACCGTGGAGGCGCTGGCAGGATCGCGGCGGGCCGTCGTGCACGTCTACAACGCCACCGCGCCCGTCTTCCGGGAAGTGGTCTTCGGCCTGAGCCGCGACCAGGTGCGGGAGATGGCGGCGGGGGCGGTGCGCCTGGTCCGGGAGCTGACCGCCGCCCACCCCGAAACCGAGTGGGTCCTGGAGTACACCCCGGAGACTTTTTCGTTCACCGAACCGGAATTCGCCCGGGAGGTATGCGACGCGGTGACCGAGGTCTGGGGTGCCGCGCCGGAGAAGAAGGTCATCCTCAACCTGCCGGCCACGGTCGAGGTGGCGCCCCCCCACGTTTACGCCGACCAGATCGAGTGGATGCACCGGCGCCTGGCCCGGCGCGACGGCGTCATCGTCAGCGTGCACACCCACAACGACCGGGGCTGCGCGGTGGCGGCGGCCGAGCTGGCCCTGGCGGCGGGGGCGGAGCGCGTCGAGGGCTGTCTGTTCGGGAACGGCGAACGCACCGGCAACATGGACGTCGTTACCCTGGCCCTGAACCTCTATTCGCAGGGAGTGGACCCGGGGTTGGACTTCTCCGACCTCGACCGGGTCGGCGAGGTCTACGCCCGCTGCACCGGGATGCCGGTCCATCCCCGCCATCCCTACGCCGGAGAACTGGTCTACACCGCCTTTTCGGGTTCGCACCAGGACGCCATCGGGAAGGGGATGAAGAACCGGCGGGAGCGCGGGCAGACGCACTGGGAGGTCCCCTACCTGCCCATCGACCCCGGAGACGTCGGGCGCAGCTACGAACGGCTCATCCGCATCAACAGCCAGTCCGGCAAGGGAGGCGTGCGCTACGTCCTGGAAGAAGCGTACGGCTTCCGGCTCCCTGCGGCCATGCAGGCGGAATTCGGCCGGGTCGTCCAGGAGGTGACCGACCGGGACGGCGCGGAGCTTTCCCCCGACGACCTCTACCGCTGTTTCCGGCGGGAGTACCTGGACCGGGTTTCGCCCTACGCCCTGAAGGCCGCGCGCATCGAAACCGGGGAGGACGGGACCGCCCGGGTCCGGGCGACGGTCTCCGACCGCGGACGGGAAACGGCGTTTACCGGCCGGGGGACCGGCCCCATCGACGCGTTCGTCCGGGGTTTTTGCATGAAGTTCGGCCGTTCGTTCTCGGTGGCGTCTTACGAGGAACACGAACTCGAACGGGGGGCCGACGCCCGCGCCGTCGCCTATATCGGCATCGAAGCCGGGGAGAGGGCGCCGATCTTCGGAGTCGGGGTGGACGACAATATCAGCCGCGCGTCGATCAAAGCCGTGATCAGCGCCCTCAACCGTCTGGAACCGACGACCGGCTAA
- a CDS encoding PKD domain-containing protein has protein sequence MKRYGRLMTAGVFFAVVALPPSAPADPSPSPTPELPGECEPSFRSLLFNESSAFVALSDDIDETPPFSITAWVYLDSYAPSDIFPYYAGRTILARGNLRYSGAWDYLFNVNGHNRLGFVTHPTVASAPHVEAEDEFPLGRWVFVAFTHDGRTGRLYQDGVLVGVSEALEPGDNHNTSPTWLGASWNSAPGNSHSWAGMIDDLAVYRGENGGALTPEQIAAIRDGKGHLSGCLLGRWPAEEGSGSLLGDEFDVNDGTLHEVGWSVSHRPNDPCATPSETPEPQPSPSPSASADPMPTLSPPPGATPSPIPTLSPRPSAFSSPTPELPGECEPSLRSLLFDGNNDYVALSDDIDETPPFSITAWVYLDSYAPTATFPYYGGRTILARGNLRYSGEWDYIFNVNGRNRLGFVTHPYFSSAPHVEAEDEFPLGRWVFVAFTHDGRTGRLYQDGVLVGVSEALEPGDNHNTSPTWLGASWNSAPGNSHSWAGMIDDLAVYRGENGGALTPEQIAAIRDGKGHLSGCLLGRWPAEEGSGSLLGDEFGVNDGTLHGAAWSLSHRPNDPCATPPPSPGPPPSPSPSASASPIPPTTPSPTPAAPELLLGADPVSGAAPLTVDFEATVLFGGSIQYYRWDYNGDGVWDYISPRSPRSSHTYNAVGTYQAICEVEDSLARVARNSVYDILVYEETAPPVVEARADPVSGSAPLAVGLDGTVNSPHEILFYLWDFESDGTIDHLSLEGASIVHVYGQAGTWQARLSVLDDHGLVESDTVEIEVSPAGTPLTVAASADPESGTIPLVVAFTVVAEPEEDIVLYAWDFDGDGESDWSSQTSGSVAHSYALAGNYTATVRVEAADGREAADSVTVDAGTPAEMKIWVSSPRDGQTISGNAVTVRINTAPGNGTGWVQPQYRPEGESEWTDMTDPIYPPPYSFYCSWDTTAIPFGDYQIRGKGADTDGTVVYSDPVTVTVVAADSHIDETIDEFGNRRRREKTSDEASLLVEIAGGLSLHVPCAALGSADAAVILERPARNPHPGRALRALPERMILTAVVSLENSGGLRKPAELTVPYPDADDNGILDGTGIREGDLKIFRYNEISEIWQPTAGSTVYREENFICAPVMSVGTYAAGVVSVQGVGPGDYDGDGTAEIALYRPSRGLWLIRGKTRAFYGLSEDLPVPADYDGDGTWDIALFRPSSSKWLIRNGNSCFYGTGADFPVPADYDGDGDADIALFRPQSGKWAIRGGSAVYFGAAGDVPVRGDYDGDGDVDIAVFRPSSGKWLIRDAEACFYGESGDIPVPADYDGDGDADIALFRPQSGKWAVRDGSAVYFGVDGDLPVPADYDGDGVADIALFRSGSSRWMIRGGISVIFGMAADQPVTNP, from the coding sequence ATGAAACGGTATGGCCGGCTGATGACGGCGGGGGTATTTTTCGCGGTTGTGGCTCTCCCTCCTTCCGCCCCTGCCGATCCCTCCCCGTCTCCGACCCCGGAACTCCCCGGGGAGTGCGAGCCCAGCTTCCGCAGCCTCCTCTTCAACGAATCCTCCGCTTTCGTGGCTCTGTCGGACGACATCGACGAGACCCCGCCGTTTTCCATCACGGCCTGGGTCTATCTCGACAGCTACGCCCCCAGCGATATATTCCCTTACTACGCCGGGCGCACGATCCTGGCCCGAGGGAATCTGAGATACTCCGGCGCGTGGGACTACCTTTTCAACGTCAACGGCCATAACCGTCTCGGTTTCGTCACCCACCCGACCGTCGCTTCGGCCCCGCACGTGGAGGCGGAAGACGAGTTCCCCCTGGGCCGCTGGGTTTTCGTGGCCTTCACCCACGACGGCCGTACCGGCCGGCTCTACCAGGACGGGGTCCTGGTAGGGGTCTCGGAAGCCCTGGAGCCGGGGGACAACCATAACACCAGCCCGACCTGGCTGGGCGCGAGCTGGAACTCGGCCCCGGGGAACTCCCATTCCTGGGCGGGGATGATCGACGACCTCGCGGTCTACCGCGGGGAGAACGGGGGGGCCCTGACCCCGGAGCAGATCGCGGCCATCCGCGACGGGAAGGGGCATCTCTCCGGGTGCCTGCTCGGCCGCTGGCCGGCCGAGGAAGGCAGCGGGTCCCTCCTGGGGGACGAGTTCGACGTCAACGACGGGACGCTCCACGAGGTCGGGTGGTCCGTCTCCCACCGGCCCAACGACCCCTGCGCCACGCCGTCGGAGACTCCCGAACCGCAACCTTCCCCGAGCCCCAGCGCTTCGGCGGATCCGATGCCGACGCTCTCTCCCCCGCCCGGCGCTACGCCGAGTCCGATTCCGACGCTCTCCCCCCGTCCCAGCGCTTTTTCGTCTCCGACCCCGGAACTCCCGGGGGAGTGCGAGCCCAGCCTGCGCAGCCTCCTCTTCGACGGGAACAACGATTACGTGGCTCTGTCGGACGACATCGACGAGACCCCGCCGTTTTCGATCACGGCCTGGGTCTATCTCGACAGCTACGCCCCCACCGCTACGTTTCCTTACTACGGCGGGCGCACGATCCTGGCTCGGGGGAATCTGAGATACTCCGGCGAGTGGGATTATATTTTCAACGTCAACGGCCGTAACCGTCTCGGTTTCGTCACCCACCCGTATTTTTCTTCGGCCCCGCACGTGGAGGCGGAAGACGAGTTCCCCCTGGGCCGCTGGGTTTTCGTGGCCTTCACCCACGACGGCCGTACCGGCCGGCTCTACCAGGACGGGGTCCTGGTAGGGGTCTCGGAAGCCCTGGAGCCGGGGGACAACCATAACACCAGCCCGACCTGGCTGGGCGCGAGCTGGAACTCGGCCCCGGGGAACTCCCATTCCTGGGCGGGGATGATCGACGACCTCGCGGTCTACCGCGGGGAGAACGGGGGGGCCCTGACCCCGGAGCAGATCGCGGCCATCCGCGACGGGAAGGGGCATCTCTCCGGGTGCCTGCTCGGCCGCTGGCCGGCCGAGGAAGGCAGCGGGTCCCTCCTGGGGGACGAGTTCGGCGTCAACGACGGAACGCTCCACGGGGCGGCATGGTCCCTGTCGCACCGGCCCAACGACCCCTGCGCCACGCCGCCGCCGTCCCCCGGCCCTCCGCCCTCTCCGAGCCCCAGCGCTTCGGCGAGTCCGATCCCGCCCACGACCCCCAGCCCCACCCCGGCGGCTCCCGAGCTGCTTCTCGGCGCCGACCCGGTCTCGGGGGCGGCCCCGCTTACGGTCGACTTCGAGGCCACCGTCCTCTTCGGAGGCTCGATTCAATACTACCGCTGGGATTACAACGGGGACGGGGTCTGGGACTATATATCTCCCCGTTCTCCGCGCAGTTCCCACACCTATAACGCCGTCGGAACCTACCAGGCCATCTGCGAAGTGGAGGATTCGCTCGCCCGGGTGGCGCGCAATTCCGTCTACGATATCCTGGTCTACGAGGAAACCGCCCCTCCGGTCGTCGAGGCTCGCGCCGATCCGGTTTCGGGTTCGGCTCCGCTTGCGGTCGGGCTCGACGGGACCGTGAACTCGCCTCACGAAATCCTCTTTTATCTCTGGGACTTCGAGAGCGACGGCACCATCGATCACCTGTCGCTCGAGGGCGCGTCCATCGTTCATGTCTACGGGCAGGCCGGGACCTGGCAGGCCCGCCTCAGCGTTCTCGACGACCACGGTTTGGTCGAGAGCGATACGGTCGAAATCGAGGTCTCCCCCGCGGGAACGCCCTTGACGGTCGCGGCCTCGGCGGACCCGGAATCGGGGACCATCCCGCTCGTGGTCGCTTTCACGGTTGTCGCCGAACCGGAGGAGGACATCGTCCTCTACGCCTGGGATTTCGACGGCGACGGCGAAAGCGACTGGAGTTCGCAGACTTCGGGGAGCGTCGCCCACAGCTACGCGCTGGCCGGCAATTACACGGCGACCGTCCGGGTCGAGGCCGCCGACGGTCGGGAAGCCGCCGATTCGGTCACGGTGGACGCGGGCACGCCCGCGGAGATGAAAATCTGGGTCTCCAGCCCCCGGGACGGGCAGACGATTTCGGGCAACGCCGTCACCGTCCGTATCAATACCGCCCCCGGAAACGGCACCGGCTGGGTGCAGCCGCAGTACCGCCCGGAGGGGGAATCGGAATGGACCGATATGACCGACCCCATCTATCCTCCCCCCTACAGCTTCTACTGCTCCTGGGACACCACCGCCATACCCTTCGGGGACTACCAGATCAGGGGAAAAGGAGCCGATACCGACGGAACCGTCGTCTATTCCGATCCGGTAACCGTAACCGTGGTCGCCGCCGACTCCCATATCGATGAAACCATCGACGAGTTCGGGAACCGCCGGAGGAGGGAAAAAACATCCGATGAAGCGTCGTTGCTGGTAGAGATCGCCGGCGGTCTCTCGCTCCACGTCCCCTGCGCGGCGCTGGGTTCGGCAGACGCCGCGGTCATTCTCGAACGCCCCGCCCGGAACCCGCACCCGGGCCGCGCGCTGAGGGCGTTGCCGGAGCGGATGATCCTGACCGCCGTCGTTTCCCTGGAAAACTCCGGGGGGCTGCGGAAACCGGCGGAACTCACGGTCCCCTATCCGGATGCTGACGACAACGGGATCCTCGACGGCACCGGTATCCGGGAAGGCGATCTCAAGATTTTCCGTTACAACGAGATCTCCGAAATCTGGCAGCCGACGGCGGGGAGCACGGTCTACCGCGAAGAAAACTTCATCTGCGCCCCGGTCATGTCGGTGGGGACGTACGCCGCCGGCGTCGTCTCGGTGCAGGGTGTCGGCCCGGGAGATTATGACGGCGACGGCACCGCCGAAATCGCCCTGTACCGCCCGTCTCGGGGACTCTGGCTGATACGGGGCAAGACCAGGGCGTTTTACGGGCTTTCGGAGGACCTGCCGGTCCCGGCCGACTACGACGGCGACGGGACGTGGGATATCGCCCTGTTCCGGCCTTCCTCGAGCAAGTGGCTGATCCGCAACGGCAACTCCTGTTTCTACGGGACCGGCGCCGATTTCCCGGTCCCGGCCGACTACGACGGGGACGGCGACGCCGACATCGCGCTCTTCCGCCCCCAGAGCGGGAAATGGGCGATCCGCGGCGGTTCCGCCGTCTACTTCGGCGCCGCGGGGGACGTGCCGGTTCGGGGCGACTACGACGGCGACGGCGACGTCGACATCGCCGTTTTCCGGCCTTCCTCGGGGAAGTGGCTGATAAGAGACGCCGAGGCCTGTTTTTACGGGGAATCCGGGGATATTCCGGTCCCGGCCGACTACGACGGGGACGGCGACGCCGACATCGCGCTCTTCCGCCCCCAAAGCGGGAAATGGGCTGTCCGCGACGGTTCCGCCGTCTACTTCGGCGTCGACGGGGATTTGCCGGTTCCGGCCGACTACGACGGCGACGGGGTCGCCGATATCGCCCTATTCCGGAGCGGCTCCTCCCGGTGGATGATCCGGGGGGGGATTTCGGTGATTTTCGGGATGGCGGCCGATCAGCCGGTGACTAACCCCTGA
- a CDS encoding SUMF1/EgtB/PvdO family nonheme iron enzyme — translation MPVEGLDGVLFSKYETRVKDFRAFVEDKAFNGGYSYRDGNAPFVVVKDGELVSNWDYGWSNPGFEQTGDHPVTCVSWEDAKAFCEWLTRKERQERKIGLEEEYRLPTDWEWSMAVGLREGREGSPESKDEKIKDVYPWDGGRGKLPPPRGAGNYAGEEVRDKDWPSGLMIIEDYNDGYPRTSPVGSFAANANGIYDLGGNVWEWCEDRYSYGSYGRVLRGGSWNGIDPGALLSSRRGYTSPDDRYGYGGFRVVLGSSPK, via the coding sequence GTGCCTGTGGAGGGGCTGGACGGGGTTCTTTTCTCCAAGTACGAGACCCGGGTGAAGGACTTCCGGGCTTTCGTGGAGGACAAGGCCTTTAACGGGGGCTACAGCTACCGGGACGGCAACGCTCCTTTTGTTGTTGTTAAGGATGGCGAACTAGTCAGCAACTGGGATTACGGCTGGTCTAACCCGGGCTTTGAGCAGACCGGCGATCACCCAGTGACTTGCGTGAGTTGGGAGGATGCCAAAGCCTTCTGCGAGTGGCTGACCCGGAAGGAACGGCAGGAGCGCAAGATCGGCCTGGAAGAGGAGTACAGGTTGCCCACCGACTGGGAATGGTCAATGGCGGTGGGCTTGAGGGAAGGCCGAGAGGGGAGCCCAGAAAGTAAGGACGAGAAGATTAAAGACGTTTATCCCTGGGACGGAGGCAGGGGGAAGTTGCCCCCCCCGCGGGGGGCGGGGAATTACGCTGGAGAGGAAGTCCGAGATAAGGACTGGCCAAGTGGTTTGATGATCATTGAAGACTATAACGACGGATACCCGCGGACCTCTCCCGTGGGCTCCTTCGCGGCTAATGCTAACGGGATCTACGACCTGGGCGGGAACGTCTGGGAGTGGTGCGAGGATAGGTACTCGTATGGGTCGTACGGCCGGGTTCTGCGGGGTGGTTCTTGGAACGGCATCGATCCCGGGGCCCTGCTCTCATCGCGCCGCGGCTACACCAGTCCCGACGACCGCTACGGTTACGGCGGTTTCCGAGTGGTGTTGGGCAGTTCCCCCAAATAG
- a CDS encoding VCBS repeat-containing protein: MRILQTLFLVLTFTLSPAFGRQADPPWEYEWNADEPPRHAPDFTFRGVLIARREADPIISAPTDGIAYHDGDLIGDAQVVYLGRGNPIYTSSGWCDSGLIDEHSYYFKLFSYDEGWNYSTGVGVDAVIVGASPTPVSYSSALRLGDREGKLTLSSPTPVALPADVSSLHAQPYSGGVCLQWVNPRDLVGWGCEGSDCCLTEGGIVVLDTDTPEGTRKSYYSKAVELVSSYTVEFRMKVLTSSGLDGRLKFRSVTRRPAGGTGVNVVELDFSETQIGMSPSYPYVFVFDMDTADDFHVYRVVGDSGYWSLYVDGTRRGGGRLTNRNPELAGIYFGDAVGAGSQSEWDYIKYASGAYHYPTPTPTPSAAPTPTTTRTPELPGTPSPYVLPVLCSGDYDGDGSSDIAVFRSREGKWLVRGLGVSWYGKKGDLPVPGDYDGNGVTDIGIYRHDSGLWAVKGLSRFQVPASCVPVPADYDGDGSTDAAVFRLLYGLWTVRGITQVWFGQNMDIPVPADYDGDGSDEIAVWRPGTGAWLVRGLTRWYYGQRADDPVPGRYVWEGTPIIRDRPAVYRSRQGKWLVLGGASFYYGAGGAAPLPGTYLGGVLDQAAVFRPVQGLWSVRGFTKAYFGQYWDYPVTR; encoded by the coding sequence ATGAGAATCCTTCAGACCCTGTTTCTCGTCCTTACCTTCACCCTGAGCCCGGCCTTTGGGCGGCAAGCTGACCCACCCTGGGAATACGAATGGAACGCCGACGAGCCTCCGCGGCACGCTCCGGATTTCACCTTCCGGGGGGTGCTGATCGCCCGGCGGGAGGCCGACCCCATAATTTCCGCCCCGACCGACGGCATCGCCTACCACGACGGCGACCTTATCGGAGACGCCCAGGTGGTTTATCTGGGGCGTGGGAATCCTATTTATACATCTTCGGGATGGTGCGATTCCGGGTTGATCGACGAGCACAGCTACTACTTCAAGTTGTTTTCCTATGACGAGGGTTGGAATTATTCCACGGGGGTGGGGGTCGATGCTGTGATCGTCGGCGCGTCGCCCACGCCCGTCTCCTACTCCAGCGCTCTCCGTTTAGGAGACCGTGAGGGTAAGCTTACGCTTTCTTCTCCGACCCCTGTCGCACTTCCCGCTGATGTGTCGTCCTTGCACGCCCAGCCCTACTCCGGGGGAGTTTGTTTGCAATGGGTCAACCCACGCGACCTGGTGGGCTGGGGGTGCGAGGGCTCGGACTGCTGCCTGACCGAAGGGGGGATCGTCGTGCTCGATACCGATACCCCCGAAGGTACGAGAAAAAGCTATTACTCTAAGGCCGTCGAGCTCGTTTCCTCCTACACCGTCGAGTTCCGGATGAAAGTGTTGACCAGTTCCGGCCTCGACGGAAGGTTGAAGTTTCGTTCCGTCACCCGACGCCCCGCCGGGGGTACGGGAGTCAATGTCGTTGAACTCGACTTCTCGGAGACCCAGATCGGGATGTCGCCGAGTTACCCGTATGTGTTCGTATTCGATATGGATACCGCCGACGACTTCCACGTTTATCGCGTAGTGGGGGATTCCGGGTACTGGTCTCTTTACGTGGACGGTACCCGCCGAGGCGGAGGGAGATTGACCAACCGAAACCCGGAATTGGCCGGAATCTATTTCGGCGATGCCGTCGGTGCCGGATCTCAATCCGAGTGGGATTACATCAAATACGCCTCTGGGGCTTATCATTATCCTACTCCCACCCCGACCCCCTCGGCCGCGCCGACCCCTACGACCACGCGGACGCCGGAACTTCCCGGCACACCCAGCCCCTACGTCCTGCCGGTCCTGTGCTCCGGCGACTACGACGGGGACGGAAGCTCCGACATCGCCGTCTTCCGCTCCCGCGAGGGCAAGTGGCTGGTGAGAGGCTTGGGGGTTTCCTGGTACGGGAAGAAGGGGGACCTTCCGGTTCCGGGGGACTACGACGGCAACGGGGTGACCGACATCGGGATCTATCGTCATGATAGCGGGTTGTGGGCGGTGAAGGGGCTGAGCCGGTTCCAAGTGCCCGCCAGCTGCGTTCCGGTCCCCGCGGACTACGACGGTGACGGCTCGACCGACGCGGCCGTCTTCCGCCTCTTATATGGGCTCTGGACGGTACGGGGTATCACCCAGGTCTGGTTCGGGCAAAATATGGACATCCCGGTCCCGGCCGACTATGACGGCGACGGTTCGGACGAGATCGCCGTCTGGCGCCCCGGAACCGGGGCCTGGCTGGTGAGGGGCTTGACCCGCTGGTACTACGGTCAGCGTGCCGACGATCCGGTGCCGGGTCGCTATGTTTGGGAGGGGACGCCGATAATTCGGGATCGGCCGGCGGTCTATCGTTCGAGACAGGGAAAATGGTTGGTCCTGGGTGGAGCCTCGTTCTATTACGGCGCCGGGGGCGCCGCCCCTTTGCCCGGGACCTACTTGGGCGGGGTTCTCGATCAAGCCGCCGTCTTCCGGCCGGTCCAGGGCCTCTGGTCCGTCCGGGGCTTCACCAAGGCCTACTTCGGGCAATATTGGGACTACCCGGTGACCAGATAA
- a CDS encoding HD domain-containing protein yields the protein MSEPGPQRRLFELVRERMEANPACHDYDHTLRVYRTALEIAEGEGADREVVSAAALLHDIARDRELEEGSENCHARLGAEETQTILAGCGFEDRAFIARVAACVASHRYRRRPGQEPPASPEERAVFDADKLDGMGAVGIARAFHFAGRIGARLHNSPEAALESDPYSREDTAYREYLIKLRRLEDTMLTATGRRLARERSEFMDEFFRRLCAETGTGFPAREED from the coding sequence ATGAGTGAGCCGGGCCCGCAACGACGGCTCTTCGAGCTGGTCCGGGAGCGGATGGAGGCCAACCCGGCCTGCCACGACTACGACCACACCCTGCGGGTCTACCGCACCGCCCTCGAGATCGCGGAAGGGGAGGGCGCCGACCGGGAGGTGGTGTCCGCGGCCGCGCTCCTGCACGATATCGCCCGCGACCGGGAACTGGAGGAGGGGAGCGAAAACTGCCACGCCCGCCTCGGCGCCGAGGAGACGCAGACCATCCTGGCCGGGTGCGGCTTCGAGGACCGCGCCTTCATCGCCCGGGTCGCCGCCTGCGTGGCTTCCCACCGCTACCGCCGCCGCCCGGGGCAGGAACCCCCGGCCAGCCCCGAGGAACGGGCCGTCTTCGACGCCGACAAGCTCGACGGCATGGGGGCGGTGGGCATCGCCCGGGCGTTTCATTTCGCGGGCCGGATCGGCGCGCGGCTCCACAACTCCCCCGAAGCCGCCCTGGAATCGGACCCGTACAGCCGGGAGGACACCGCCTACCGGGAGTACCTGATCAAGCTGCGCCGCCTGGAAGACACCATGCTCACGGCCACGGGACGGCGCCTGGCCCGGGAACGGTCCGAATTCATGGACGAGTTCTTCCGCCGCCTCTGCGCGGAGACCGGCACCGGTTTTCCCGCCCGGGAAGAAGACTGA